The genome window TACTCAAGGGTTTTGCCAATCAAAAAAAACCCGTTATTATTTATCCGGTTCCTTTTAACGACGAATACACGACAAGTATTCTTAAAGTAAAAGACGACACTATAACCGTAGATTCGCTTATTCCAAAGTCCGGAAATTTAAAAATGGCGGAGTCGTCTTATTTAAAAATAGCTTTTAAGTTTTCCAATAACGACCATTTTTTTCTGTCTAAACTTTATAATTACGAAAAAGACGGGGATTATTTCGTATTCGATATTTACAAGCCGATTGAAATATTATCTTTAGAAAAAAGAAAATTTTTCAGGATAGAACCCTCCATTAGCGAACCGGTTATCATATCTTTTTTTTATAACAATAAATATATAGAAACCCGGCTTTACGACCTTTCGGGCGAAGGTTTTTCTTTTTTATTGGATTTTCCTTTAGAAAAATATACTGTGCTTGAAAACGTTAAGATTAAGTTTCCGCTCGGACTTCCGGAAGTTACTCTGCGGCTTGAAATAATGTCTAACGTCAGGTTGGATAATTTAAAATATAAAACCGGCGCTAAAGCTATAAATATAAAACCGGCACAGCAGGATATACTGTTTAACTATATTTTTAAAAGGCAGAGAGAGATAGTAGCCGCAATGAAAGGAACAGTTTAGCGAAGGCTTATTTTATCGTCCAGTTTGTATAAAAACGCAAAAATATTCGCTATAGCTTTATAAAGTTCCGGCGGTATTTCCTGATATATATCAAGTCCGTCGAGAATATCCGCAAGAGCGTCGTTTTGAGTAATCGGTATATTTTCTTTTTTAGCTATCTCTAATATTTTTTCGGCAAATTCTCCCCTGCCTTTTGCTACTAAAACTGGAGCGCCGTTTTTTATGGGGTCGTATTTTAATGCCGCCGCTTTCTTGTTTTTTTTAAATTCTTTCATCTATTATTTTTCCGTTTAAAAATACGTAAGAGTTTGAGTCGTTTATATTTACGGGTACCGGATTAGCCTGTCCTCCTGCGGACTCTGCATCATCGCCTTCCATTTCGTTTAGCTTATTTAATTCCATGTTTTTAAAAGAAATATCGTTAAGTTTTATTCCGTCCGACGACATCATTTCTTTTAATAATTCTAAGTTTTCTGATAAATTTTTTTTAAAAACGCCGGTATAGCTTTCAAATTTTATGCTTAAATTTTTGTCGTAGTAATAGGAAAAAAGTTTTAGCTTTCCTAAATTTTTTAAGTTTATTTCTATCATAAACAGATATTTTTTTTTGGAATTAGATAGATTTTTTTTATCGTCTTCTTTTTCATCCTCGTTTTTTACTTTATAATTAGAGCCGTCGGTGGTTAAAATTACCGTCGAAAGACCGAAGGAAACCCCAAAATCTATATGTATAAAGGCAAAATTTCCTTTAACCGAAACAGATATATTCTGAGCCGCATTTTGGAAAATATTTTGTATTTCGTTTGATAAACCCGAACTTATTTGGGAATTTTCTGAACCTAAGGAATTAAGCAGGGTTTCAAATTTCCCCTGAATATTTTCGACAACGGCCTTTCCGTATAAATCAAGAGTTTTTTGAATATTTACGGCATTTTCGCCCAACGATTCGTTTAAAACCTTAAAAACTATGTTAAAATCAGCCGAAGAATTCGGGATATTTCCGGATATGTCTTGCGTTTCGGCTCCGCCGGTGGATTTATTCGTTACGCCGGAAGATTTTGCGTTAATACTGCTTAACATAAGCTTTATAGGAATGGAGAACTCGCCGTTAAACGTTTTTCCGGTAACGAACTCGTTAAAAAGGTCTTCGGTTATAACGGATTTCAACAAACTGCCGTTTATATCTATAATTCCGGTAAAAGTTCCGCCTTCGGAAACGGAAGCATCGACCAATTCGGCAGATACTATATCTCCCGCTTTAACTAAAGCGCCTGATTTTAAGGAATTGTCTTTTATGGCTCCAAAAAGTATCCGAGTAACGTCGTTGGAAGCATTTTTGGCTAAATCTTTCGCATTCCCTATAACATTAAGATATTTTGCCCCGCCGTCTATAATAAAGTTCATGCTACGATATCTATATGCTCTTTTCCGTCTTCGGCTTCCGTTTCGTTTTTTTCGTTCATTTCTTTTTCGTTTTTTTCTTCGTTATCGTGTTTCTTTTCTTTTTCCTTATCGTTGACCGCTTCCAGCGTTTCGCTTAATTCGACGACGGTATTAAGCTTAGTCTCATCGACTATTTCCATTTCTTTTTGAGTTATCGCGTTTGAATTTGCCGCAAGTACATGGGAAGAAGCCGCCGTTTTTTCTATCTGCGGAAGATTGGTGATAATCTGCTGGAGTTCTACGGTATCTATCATAATAGCACCGTTTGTTTATATGTTACGATATTAAATAATTATAGACGTTTTTTAAGTCTATAACTGAATAAAATTTCCCTTCTCCATCCTCGAAAACTCCGGAAGTTATGCCGTTAACGTTT of Candidatus Acidulodesulfobacterium acidiphilum contains these proteins:
- a CDS encoding flagellar brake protein, whose translation is MFDIKKLKENPDINIYSKKQEIHSILKGFANQKKPVIIYPVPFNDEYTTSILKVKDDTITVDSLIPKSGNLKMAESSYLKIAFKFSNNDHFFLSKLYNYEKDGDYFVFDIYKPIEILSLEKRKFFRIEPSISEPVIISFFYNNKYIETRLYDLSGEGFSFLLDFPLEKYTVLENVKIKFPLGLPEVTLRLEIMSNVRLDNLKYKTGAKAINIKPAQQDILFNYIFKRQREIVAAMKGTV
- a CDS encoding flagellar biosynthesis protein FlhB, giving the protein MKEFKKNKKAAALKYDPIKNGAPVLVAKGRGEFAEKILEIAKKENIPITQNDALADILDGLDIYQEIPPELYKAIANIFAFLYKLDDKISLR
- a CDS encoding flagellar hook-length control protein FliK, with protein sequence MNFIIDGGAKYLNVIGNAKDLAKNASNDVTRILFGAIKDNSLKSGALVKAGDIVSAELVDASVSEGGTFTGIIDINGSLLKSVITEDLFNEFVTGKTFNGEFSIPIKLMLSSINAKSSGVTNKSTGGAETQDISGNIPNSSADFNIVFKVLNESLGENAVNIQKTLDLYGKAVVENIQGKFETLLNSLGSENSQISSGLSNEIQNIFQNAAQNISVSVKGNFAFIHIDFGVSFGLSTVILTTDGSNYKVKNEDEKEDDKKNLSNSKKKYLFMIEINLKNLGKLKLFSYYYDKNLSIKFESYTGVFKKNLSENLELLKEMMSSDGIKLNDISFKNMELNKLNEMEGDDAESAGGQANPVPVNINDSNSYVFLNGKIIDERI